The segment GTTCCACTACCACCGCGGCGAGATCGAACGAGCCCTCGGCCGCACCGCCGACGCCCGCACCGACCTGTCGCAGGCCCTGGCCACCGACCCGCAGTTCAACCCGCTCCAGGCGCCGCAGGCCCGCTCCGCACTGGCTGCGCTCACCCCCTGACCCCGCACCCGGGACACCCGATGGGGTGAAAGACCGCCCCACGACCACGCCACCGTCTCGAGAACCCCGAATCACCGGTGCCGCCCCACCCGGGGCGGCGCCCTCTTCCGATACCGAGGAGTCGACATGTCCGACACCCGCAAGTACTTCGCCCTGACCGTGCTGGCCGCGACCGCCGTGCTCGGCACCGCCGGGGTCGCGTCCGCGTCCGCCGGGGCCGAGGGCGTCGCCGCCGGCTCGCCCGGCGTCCTGTCCGGCAACCTGATCCAGGTCCCGGTGCACGTCCCGGTCAACCTGTGCGGCAACACCGTCAGCGTCATCGGCGCGCTGAACCCGGCGTTCGGCAACTCCTGCGCCAACGTGGGCTGACCCGGCACACCACAGGCGGGCCCGGAGCTCACCGGGCCCGCCTACGTGTCCGCCGGGTGTCAGGAGGTGGGCATCAGGACGGTGTCGACGATGTAGACGGTGGCGTTGGCGGTCTGGACGTTGCCGCACAGGACCTTGGAGTTGTTGTTGACGGTGAAGTCGGGCTGGGTGCCGTTGACGGTGAGGTCGGCGCCCTCCAGGGTCTTGTGGGTGCCGGCCAGGGCGGTGGGGGCCAGGCGCTCGGGGGTGACGTGGTAGGTGAGGACCTTGGTGAGCTTGGCCTTGTCGGCGAGCAGCGCGTCCAGGTCGGCCTTGGGGATCTTGGCGAAGGCGTCGTTGGTGGGTGCGAAGACGGTGATGTTCTGGGCCGAGTTGAGGGTGTCGACCAGGCCGGCCTGCTTGACGGCGGTCACCAGGGTGGACAGCAGCGGGTTGTTGGACGCGGCGGTGGCGACCGGGTCCTTCGCCATGCCGGTGAACGATCCGGCGCCGTCCTTCGGCACGGCGGCGCAGGCCGCGCCGAACGGCTGGTCGGCCATCGCCGCCGAGTCGGTGGGACTCGACATCGCGGCGGAGCCGGAGGCCGCCGCCGAGGCGGAGGACGAGCTGGAGCTGGAACCGCCGCTGCTGCTGCACGCGCCCAGGGTGAGGGCCAGGGCGCCGGCAGCGAACAGCGCGGACAGGGAACGGCGGGTGGTGACGGACATGGTGGAGTACTCCTCGGTACGGGTGAAGTGGTGCTGGTGGATGGCTGAGTGCTGGTCAGGGGGTTCGGTGGTGGTCAGGTGACGGTGACGACGGTGCTGTGCCAGCCCGTCGCTCCGGCGGGGAAGGGCGTGGCGCGCTGTTCGGGCTGCACCGCTCCGGTGGCGTCGGTGGCGCGGACCTCGATGCGGTGGGTGCCGGGGGCCGCGCCGGGCCAGCGGTAGGACCACTGCCGCCACAGGTCGGGCCCGGCGTCGGCGGCCAGTTCGGCCGGCTGCCAGGGCCCGCCGTCGACGCGGACCTCCACGGCGGCGACGCCGCGGTGGGTGGCCCAGGCCGTCCCGGCGACGTCCACCTCTCCGGCGGGGACCTTGGCGAACGGCGCGGGGACCTCGATCCGGGAGGCGGTGCGGACGGTGCCGGTGCGGTCCCAGCCGCGCCGCACCCAGTAGGGGTCGAAGGCGGCGAAGGCGGTGACCTCCAGGTCGATGAGCCACTTCGTCGCGGAGGTGTAGCCGTAGAAGCCGGGCACCAGGCTGCGGCACGGGAAGCCGTGCGCGAGCGGCAGCGCCTCGCCGTTCATGGCGAGGGCGAGCAGCGCGCGGCGGCCGTCCAGGACGGACTCCAGCGGGGTGCCGATGGTCATGCCGTCCTTCGAGCGCCCCACCAGCTGGTCCGCCCCGGCCCGGACCCCGGCGCGGCGCAGCAGCGCGGGCAGCGGGGCGCCCAGCCAGCGGGATGTGCCGACGTAGGGGCCGCCGACCTCGTTGGAGACGCAGGAGAGGGTGTAGTCGAGCTCTTCGAGCGGCTCGCGCAGCAGTTCGTCGAAGGTGATCACCTGTGGGCGGTCCACCAGGCCGTGGATGCGCAGCGCCCAGTCGCGCGGGTCGATCCGGGGCAGGGTGAGTGCGGTGTCGACCCGGTAGAAGTCGGCGTTCGGGGTGGTGAACGGCGACAGGCCCGGGACGCGCGGGTGCACGGCGGCCGGCAGCGGCGGCAGCGGCTCGGCGGGCGCCGGGAGCCGGACGGCGTCGCGGGCGGCGGTGACGTCGAAGCGGCGGTCGGTCAGGACGCGTCCGCCGACTCCGGCCAGCGCACCCACCGCAAAGGTCCCCGCAGTGGCGGCCAGTACCGTCCGCCGGCCCGTCAACCCGACCGGCTGCGGCGGAACTTCGGGTCCGGCGCCCTCCGGCCCTTCCGCCGCCTTCTCCGGCCCCTCACCTTCCGCTGCCCCCGGACGGGGCGCGGCGGCGGTGGACAGTGCCCGGCGGTACAGCCGGGCCAGGAGCAGGACGGCCGTGGCACCGACCAGGCCCGCGACGATCGACGGGGCGCAGTCGGCGGCGGCCGCGCCGGGACGCGACAGGGCCGCCCAGGCGCCGAGGGCGCCGAAGACCCCGAAGACCGCCGCCCCGGCGGCCGGACGGCGCACCGCCAGCAGGCCGGCCAGCGCGGCGAGCAGCGCCATCGTCAGGTAGATGCCGCCCAGCAGCACCGGCTTGTCGTGGGTCCCGAAGGTGCGGACTGCGTACTCCTTCAGCGGAGTCGGCGTCAGGTCGATCGCCGCCGAGCCGACCGCGATCACCGGCGCGGTCGGCGCCCCCGTCGCGTACGCGACCAACTCGCCCGCGCCCAGCGCCGCCACCGCGGACGCGAGGCCGATCGCGGCCGCCCCGGCGGCACGCAGGACGCGGTGGCGGCGGCCGGGCGCCGCGGCGGGGGGAGTCGGTTCATCTGTCACATCTGCGGTTCGGGGCGCCGGTGGGGCCGGATTGGTCGAAGTCGCCTGATCGTCCGATCGGGTGGAATCGGCGGCGGGGTTCGCTTGTTCCGGGATCAGCTCCGGTAACGAGCTGCATCTCCGTCCGTGGTGCCGGTTGGCCGGCGGTGTTCCGCTGCCGGGCGGCCGAAGCTACTCTTCGGTAGCAAATCTTTCGCCGACACGCACCGGGAGCGCCGATGGCATCCGACCGTTCCGCCCGCCTGCTGGGAGGGCTGCTGCTGACCGCCGGAGTCGCGCACTTCGCCGCTCCGCGGCCCTTCGACGCGATCGTCCCGCGGAGCCTGCCCGGCTCGCCCCGGACCTGGACCCGGGTGAGCGGTGTCGCCGAGCTGGCCGTCGGTGCGGCCGTGCTCCTGCCGCGCAGCCGCCGGGCGGGAGCGCTGGCGGCCGCGGGCCTGTTCGCGGCGCTCTTCCCCGCGAACGTGAAGATGGCCTACGACTGGCGCCACCGCCCGGCCCCGCAGCGGGCCGCCGCCCTCGCCCGGCTGCCGCTGCAGGCGCCGCTGGTCGCCTGGGCGGTCCGGGTGGCCCGGGGCTGACCGGGGCCTGACGGGGGCTGACGGGGGCTGGCGGCCGGTCAGGACAGGGGGAGCAGCATGATGGGTGCTCCGCTGGGGTGTTCGGAGCCGCCGGCGGGTTCGAGGGTGAGGCCGACGCCGTCGGCCCCGTTCGGTGAGCCGGTGAGCAGGAGGGCGCCGTTGCCGCCGGGCATGAGCCCGGCCGGGCGCATCACGTCGCCGTCGGCGAACCACAGCTCGTACGTGCGGCCGTTCGCCGGGTCCGGCAGTCCGGTGGCGAGGAACCCCGCCCGGGCGCGGGAGTGGGACCACACGACCGTCCCGGCGCCGGCCCCGCCGGTGGCGGCGGCGGTGGCGGTGCGGGCGTCGGGGGCGGTCAGCAGGTCCGCGAACCGGTCCTGCTGCTGCTGGAGGGCGGTGGCCCGGGCGCGGGCCCGGTCGGCCTCCCGGTGCTGCTGGACGGCGACGGCCCCGGTGGTGAGGGCGGCGGCCAGGCAGGCGGCGAGGGCGAGCCTCCACCACCGCCGCTCTCCCGGCCGCTTCCCGGCCGCCCGCGGGGCGAGGGCCGGTGCTTGCTGGCGGGCCGTGGGCAGCGCGGCCAGTACCGCGGCCTTCAGGGACGCGGGCGGCGCCGTGCTCTCGGCGGACCCCAGCCGGGCCAGGGTCGCGCGGAACTCGGCGACCTCCGCGGCGCAGGACGGGCAGTCCGCCAGGTGCTCCTCGAAGCGCCGCGACTCGTCGGCCTCCAGGGCGTGGGCGGCGTACGCGCCGGTCAGGGTGTGCAGGTCGGCGGTGCTCATGTTCCTACCCCCAGGCAGTCGCGCATCCGGGTCTTGACCGTGCCCATCAGCCCTCCACCACCGCCCCGACCTCGCAGCACGACAAACGATCCCGACACCACCATGTTCGGAGCAGGCCGGACACCGGATTGCCCGGCACCCGCAGCGGCTTCCGGACGCCGACGGGTGACGGGCATCCCGGTGCCCGGCAGGCTGGGCAGCGGCTGGCCCGGCGGATCAGGCCGGCAGGCCCTCCAGGCCACGGGCGGTGACCAGGCGCGCGGCGCCGTCGGAGAGCTGGTAGGACAGGCCCACCACGGCGGTGCGCCCCGCTGCGACGGCGTCGGCCAGCACCCGGGAGCGCTCCAGCAGCACGTCGACGGTCTGTTCCACGTGGACGTCGATGAAGTCGTGGTCGCCGGTGCGCCCGGCGCCGCGCGCCGCCAGCACGCTGGGGGTGACGCGTTCGACGAGGTCGCGGACGTATCCGTTGTAGGCGGCGCCCTCCTCCACCGCTCCCCGGGCCGCGGCGACCGCCCCGCAGGAGTCGTGGCCGAGGACGACGACCAGCGGGCAGTCGAGCAGGGCGACGCCGTACTCGATGCTGCCCAGCGCCTCGGCGCCCAGGACGTGCCCGGCGGTGCGGACCACGAACAGGTCGCCCAGGCCGCGGTCGAAGATGATCTCGGCGGCGAGCCGGGAGTCCGAGCAGCCCAGCAGGACCGCGAACGGACGCTGGGAGGGCGCGGTCTCGGCCCGCCGGGCGGCGTCCTGGTTGGGGTGCAGGGGCGTGCCGTCGGTGAAGCGGCGGTTGCCGGCGAGCAGGGCGGCGAAGGCGTCAGCAGCGGTCATCATCTGATCATCGGTCATGCCCGACAGCGTACGGTCGGCGCGCCGGCGCCTTCCCGCAGGGCCGCCGGACGGCTGAGGGGCCGGCCCGCTCGGCCTTCACGGCCCCCGGTGCCCAAGGCGGAGATGCCGTGCGACTCCGTCCGCACCCCGACGGAGCAGAGCGACCGATCCGCGCCCTGCGCCGCTCCGAACACAGGGAGAAGGCAACAGCCGAGGGCCGCCCGGCCTCGTCCGACGGAGGGCAAACGATGACCGCACCCAAGACCCAGGACAGTCGGGTACCCGGACAGCGCAGGGGCGCCCGGGCGAGCGCCGCCGATGTGTTCGAACCCGTTCTCCACGAGCTGTTCGCGGGGCCGCCGCCCTTCGCCCTGCGCCTGTGGGACGGCTCGACGACGGGCCCGGCGGACGGGCCGCGGGTGCTGGTGCGCCACCGCCGGGCGCTGCGCAGGCTGCTGTGGCAGCCGGGCGAACTCGGCCTGGCCGACGCCTGGATCAGCGGGGAGCTCGACGTCGAGGGCGACCTCGCCGAGGCGCTGTCCGCCGTCCACCGGGGCCTCGCCGGACGGCCGGTCGGGCGTCCGGCGCCGCGCAGCTGGCCCGCCCTGGCGGCCGCGGCCGCCAGGCTCGGCGTGGTCGGGCCGCCGCCGCCCCGGCCCGGCGGCCGGGCCCGGGTCCGCGGGGCCCTGCACAGCCGGGGCCGCGACCGGGCGGTGATCAGCCACCACTACGACCTGTCGAACGAGTTCTACGCCCTGCTGCTCGGACCGGCCATGGCCTACTCGTGCGCCTACTACACCTCGGACGACCAGCCCCTGCAGGCCGCCCAGGAAGCCAAGTTCGACCTGATCTGCCGCAAGCTCGACCTGCGCCCCGGCGCGCGCCTGCTCGACATCGGCTGCGGCTGGGGCGCGCTCGCCCGGCACGCCGCCGTCCACCACGGCGCCCGGGTCACCGCCGTCACACTCTCCGCCCGCCAGCACGCCCACGCCCGCACCCTGGTGGCCGAGGCGGGCGTCGCGGACCTGGTCGACGTCCGCCAGTGCGACTACCGGGAGATCGCCGCGGACGCCTACGACGCCGTCAGCTGCGTGGAGATGGGCGAACACGTCGGCAAGGACCAGTACCCCGACTTCGCCGCCCGCCTGCACGCCCTGCTGCGCCCCGGCGGCCGGCTCCTGGTCCAGCAGATGTCGCGCGGCGCCGCGGCGCCCGGCGGCGGCGCGTTCATCGAGGCGTACATCGCCCCGGACATGCACATGCGCCCGCTCGGGCAGACCGTCGACCTGATCGAGGACGCGGGCCTGGAGGTGCTGCACACCGAGGCGATGCGCCCGCACTACGCCCGCACCATCGACGCCTGGCGGGCCACCCTCACGCAGCAGCGGGACCGCTTCGACGCCCTGGTCGGACGGCCCGCGGTACGGCTGTGGGAGCTCTACCTGGCCGGGAGCTCGCTGGCCTTCGCCGAGGGACGGATGGGCGTCGACCAACTCCTCGCCCGCCGCCCCGGCGACGCCGATCGACCCGTCAGGCCCGCCGAGTGGTACGGGAACTGATCCGCCGGCACCTGCGCCGGACCCGCAGCCCCCGGGAACGGGACGGCGCCCCCGGGAGGCCGCGTGCGACGACGCCCGGACCGCCGACGCCACCATCCGCACCGCTCCGGACGCGGACCGGTGCGCAGACCGCCACGACGAAGAGCCCCATGCCCCCTCACACCGCTCACCTCCCCGCCGGTACCCGCTCCGTGCTGCTCGTCCTGCACGGCGGCCGGGCCGAGAGCCTCGCCCGCCAGCCCCGCTTGGGACTGGCCAGGCTCCGCATGCGGGCCTTCGGCGCGGCGGTCCGCCGCCTGGCCGCCGACCCCTCGCTCGCGGAGGTCGAGGTGAGGTACCGCTACCGGGGGTGGAACGGCGGACACGCGCACCCCGTCGCCGACGCGGCCCTGGTCCTGCGGGAGATCGCGTTCCGGGCGCCCGACGTGAAGGTCGTGCTGCTCGGGCACTCCATGGGCGGACGGGCGGCGCTCGCCGTCGCCGGCCACCCGCAGGTCCTCGGCGCGGTCCTGCTGGCGCCGTGGTGCCAACCCGGTGACCCGGTGGGGCAGTTGCGCGGCAGGCGCTTCGTGATCCTGCACGACCCGTCCGACCGCGTCACCAGCGCGGAGGGCTCCCGCGCCTTCGCGGCCCGGGCCCGGCGGGCCGGCGCCGAGGTGCGGTTCGTCGAGATGCCCCGGGGCGGGCACGCCATGGTCAGCGGCGCCGGGGCCTGGCAGCGTCTCGCGGCCCGCTCGGTCACGGCGATCCTCGAGGGGGAGCCGCTGCCGGACCTGCCACCGGGCACGTCGTGACGCCGTCCCGCCCGGGGGAGTCCCGGGGCCGTGCGCCCGGTGCTCAGGTCTCGGTGGTGGCCGGCAGCAGGGCGTCGGCCACGGCGGGGGCGTCCCAGCGCTGCTCGACCCGGGCGAATTTCCACACGGCGAGCGCGACCAGCCAGGTGGCGAGGAACAGGCCGACGATGGCGAAGCCGACCGCGTTGAGGTCGAGCCCGGAGACCCAGCCCCAGAACGGTCCGTGCAGGGCGAGCTTGTCGGCGAGCAGGCCGAGCA is part of the Kitasatospora cineracea genome and harbors:
- a CDS encoding molybdopterin-dependent oxidoreductase; this encodes MTDEPTPPAAAPGRRHRVLRAAGAAAIGLASAVAALGAGELVAYATGAPTAPVIAVGSAAIDLTPTPLKEYAVRTFGTHDKPVLLGGIYLTMALLAALAGLLAVRRPAAGAAVFGVFGALGAWAALSRPGAAAADCAPSIVAGLVGATAVLLLARLYRRALSTAAAPRPGAAEGEGPEKAAEGPEGAGPEVPPQPVGLTGRRTVLAATAGTFAVGALAGVGGRVLTDRRFDVTAARDAVRLPAPAEPLPPLPAAVHPRVPGLSPFTTPNADFYRVDTALTLPRIDPRDWALRIHGLVDRPQVITFDELLREPLEELDYTLSCVSNEVGGPYVGTSRWLGAPLPALLRRAGVRAGADQLVGRSKDGMTIGTPLESVLDGRRALLALAMNGEALPLAHGFPCRSLVPGFYGYTSATKWLIDLEVTAFAAFDPYWVRRGWDRTGTVRTASRIEVPAPFAKVPAGEVDVAGTAWATHRGVAAVEVRVDGGPWQPAELAADAGPDLWRQWSYRWPGAAPGTHRIEVRATDATGAVQPEQRATPFPAGATGWHSTVVTVT
- a CDS encoding carbonic anhydrase; its protein translation is MTDDQMMTAADAFAALLAGNRRFTDGTPLHPNQDAARRAETAPSQRPFAVLLGCSDSRLAAEIIFDRGLGDLFVVRTAGHVLGAEALGSIEYGVALLDCPLVVVLGHDSCGAVAAARGAVEEGAAYNGYVRDLVERVTPSVLAARGAGRTGDHDFIDVHVEQTVDVLLERSRVLADAVAAGRTAVVGLSYQLSDGAARLVTARGLEGLPA
- a CDS encoding anti-sigma factor, which produces MSTADLHTLTGAYAAHALEADESRRFEEHLADCPSCAAEVAEFRATLARLGSAESTAPPASLKAAVLAALPTARQQAPALAPRAAGKRPGERRWWRLALAACLAAALTTGAVAVQQHREADRARARATALQQQQDRFADLLTAPDARTATAAATGGAGAGTVVWSHSRARAGFLATGLPDPANGRTYELWFADGDVMRPAGLMPGGNGALLLTGSPNGADGVGLTLEPAGGSEHPSGAPIMLLPLS
- a CDS encoding DoxX family protein; its protein translation is MASDRSARLLGGLLLTAGVAHFAAPRPFDAIVPRSLPGSPRTWTRVSGVAELAVGAAVLLPRSRRAGALAAAGLFAALFPANVKMAYDWRHRPAPQRAAALARLPLQAPLVAWAVRVARG
- a CDS encoding chaplin, with translation MSDTRKYFALTVLAATAVLGTAGVASASAGAEGVAAGSPGVLSGNLIQVPVHVPVNLCGNTVSVIGALNPAFGNSCANVG
- a CDS encoding alpha/beta fold hydrolase, with amino-acid sequence MPPHTAHLPAGTRSVLLVLHGGRAESLARQPRLGLARLRMRAFGAAVRRLAADPSLAEVEVRYRYRGWNGGHAHPVADAALVLREIAFRAPDVKVVLLGHSMGGRAALAVAGHPQVLGAVLLAPWCQPGDPVGQLRGRRFVILHDPSDRVTSAEGSRAFAARARRAGAEVRFVEMPRGGHAMVSGAGAWQRLAARSVTAILEGEPLPDLPPGTS
- a CDS encoding fasciclin domain-containing protein — protein: MSVTTRRSLSALFAAGALALTLGACSSSGGSSSSSSSASAAASGSAAMSSPTDSAAMADQPFGAACAAVPKDGAGSFTGMAKDPVATAASNNPLLSTLVTAVKQAGLVDTLNSAQNITVFAPTNDAFAKIPKADLDALLADKAKLTKVLTYHVTPERLAPTALAGTHKTLEGADLTVNGTQPDFTVNNNSKVLCGNVQTANATVYIVDTVLMPTS
- a CDS encoding SAM-dependent methyltransferase, coding for MTAPKTQDSRVPGQRRGARASAADVFEPVLHELFAGPPPFALRLWDGSTTGPADGPRVLVRHRRALRRLLWQPGELGLADAWISGELDVEGDLAEALSAVHRGLAGRPVGRPAPRSWPALAAAAARLGVVGPPPPRPGGRARVRGALHSRGRDRAVISHHYDLSNEFYALLLGPAMAYSCAYYTSDDQPLQAAQEAKFDLICRKLDLRPGARLLDIGCGWGALARHAAVHHGARVTAVTLSARQHAHARTLVAEAGVADLVDVRQCDYREIAADAYDAVSCVEMGEHVGKDQYPDFAARLHALLRPGGRLLVQQMSRGAAAPGGGAFIEAYIAPDMHMRPLGQTVDLIEDAGLEVLHTEAMRPHYARTIDAWRATLTQQRDRFDALVGRPAVRLWELYLAGSSLAFAEGRMGVDQLLARRPGDADRPVRPAEWYGN